In Methanoregula sp., a single genomic region encodes these proteins:
- a CDS encoding small multi-drug export protein has translation MEWNENVQHVRMQDLLKTALYLFIGIVIIPVAIGLHYQISLWHMLGLVGSVLILQPMAVVVGVGLGIPPIPIMLIMISFGISTIFGLFTICDTFAERSAWLRKHLDSVQTIAKKSSLFQRYGLFTLIPFIWIPGIGLYGCVLLAWLFHWRGAKGVGVIMAGWILSTLLVLGASVGILSSIH, from the coding sequence GTGGAATGGAATGAAAATGTCCAGCATGTCCGGATGCAGGACCTGTTAAAAACTGCACTTTACCTCTTCATCGGCATCGTCATTATTCCGGTTGCCATCGGGTTACATTACCAGATCTCCCTGTGGCACATGCTCGGTCTGGTGGGATCTGTACTCATTCTCCAGCCGATGGCAGTAGTTGTCGGGGTGGGGCTGGGGATTCCTCCCATTCCCATCATGCTGATCATGATCTCCTTTGGAATTTCGACGATCTTCGGACTGTTCACCATCTGTGACACATTTGCCGAGCGATCCGCGTGGCTCCGTAAACACCTTGACTCCGTCCAGACGATTGCCAAAAAATCCTCGTTGTTCCAGCGATACGGGTTATTTACCCTTATCCCGTTCATCTGGATACCCGGTATCGGGCTCTACGGGTGTGTGCTTCTTGCCTGGCTGTTTCATTGGCGGGGGGCAAAAGGTGTGGGCGTGATTATGGCAGGGTGGATCCTTTCAACGCTGCTCGTGTTGGGGGCATCGGTGGGAATTTTAAGCAGC